One Kitasatospora sp. NBC_01287 DNA window includes the following coding sequences:
- a CDS encoding putative leader peptide encodes MPSAGTTLVGRLHVDLLRVSSAMCPVI; translated from the coding sequence ATGCCTAGCGCCGGAACCACCCTGGTAGGTCGACTCCACGTCGATCTCCTTCGCGTGTCCAGCGCCATGTGTCCGGTGATCTGA
- a CDS encoding sulfate adenylyltransferase subunit 1 yields MTSTTETQTPGAGELSATSLLRFATAGSVDDGKSTLVGRLLHDSKSVLADQLEAVEHASRKRGQAAPDLALLTDGLRAEREQGITIDVAYRYFATPRRRFILADTPGHVQYTRNMVTGASTAELAVVLVDARNGVVEQTRRHAAVAALLRVPHVVLAVNKMDLVEYAEPVFAAIAEEFTAYAASLGVHDITTIPISALAGDNVVEPSAQMDWYGGPTLLEHLETVPVGSDPSQEPARFPVQYVIRPQSAENPDYRGYAGQLASGVLRTGDRVTVLPSGRTTTVAGIDALGTETDIAWAPQSVTVRLAEDIDVSRGDLIAAGPVPEPTKDVEATVCHLHERALRPGDKVLLKHTTRTVRALVKSISYRIDIDTLEQRGDAQELNVNEIGHVLLRTAEPLALDSYSDNRRTGSFLLIDPADGTTLTAGMAGESFATRAPAAAANAEEGWV; encoded by the coding sequence ATGACCAGCACCACCGAGACCCAGACCCCCGGCGCCGGCGAGCTCAGCGCCACCTCGCTGCTGCGCTTCGCCACCGCCGGCTCGGTCGACGACGGCAAGTCGACGCTGGTCGGCCGCCTGCTGCACGACTCCAAGTCGGTGCTGGCCGACCAGTTGGAGGCCGTCGAGCACGCCTCGCGCAAGCGCGGCCAGGCCGCGCCCGACCTGGCGCTGCTCACCGACGGCCTGCGGGCCGAGCGCGAGCAGGGCATCACCATCGACGTGGCGTACCGCTACTTCGCCACGCCGCGGCGGCGGTTCATCCTGGCCGACACCCCCGGGCACGTGCAGTACACCCGCAACATGGTGACCGGCGCCTCCACCGCCGAGCTGGCCGTGGTGCTGGTCGACGCGCGCAACGGCGTGGTCGAGCAGACCCGCCGGCACGCCGCGGTCGCCGCGCTGCTGCGGGTGCCGCACGTGGTGCTGGCGGTCAACAAGATGGACCTGGTCGAGTACGCCGAGCCGGTCTTCGCCGCCATCGCCGAGGAGTTCACCGCCTACGCGGCCTCGCTCGGGGTGCACGACATCACGACCATCCCGATCTCCGCGCTGGCCGGCGACAACGTGGTGGAGCCCTCGGCGCAGATGGACTGGTACGGCGGGCCGACCCTGCTGGAGCACCTGGAGACGGTGCCGGTGGGCAGCGACCCGAGCCAGGAGCCGGCCCGGTTCCCGGTGCAGTACGTGATCCGGCCCCAGAGCGCGGAGAACCCCGACTACCGCGGCTACGCGGGCCAGTTGGCCTCCGGGGTGCTGCGCACCGGCGACCGGGTCACGGTGCTGCCCTCGGGCCGCACCACCACCGTCGCCGGGATCGACGCGCTCGGCACGGAGACCGACATCGCCTGGGCGCCGCAGTCGGTGACCGTCCGCCTCGCCGAGGACATCGACGTCTCGCGCGGCGACCTGATCGCCGCGGGCCCCGTCCCCGAGCCCACCAAGGACGTCGAGGCGACCGTCTGCCACCTGCACGAGCGCGCGCTGAGGCCCGGCGACAAGGTGCTGCTCAAGCACACCACCCGCACCGTGCGCGCGCTGGTGAAGTCGATCTCCTACCGGATCGACATCGACACGCTCGAACAGCGTGGCGACGCACAGGAGTTGAACGTCAACGAGATCGGACACGTGCTGCTGCGCACGGCCGAGCCGCTGGCGCTGGACAGCTACAGCGACAACCGCCGCACCGGGTCCTTCCTGCTGATCGACCCGGCCGACGGCACCACGCTGACCGCGGGCATGGCGGGCGAGTCCTTCGCCACCCGGGCCCCGGCGGCAGCGGCGAACGCAGAGGAGGGCTGGGTCTGA
- a CDS encoding ABC transporter ATP-binding protein: MSQALTTPNDASAVAARAEQPAVRIAGVHKSFGRPGSATPVLDDITLDVAPGEFLCLLGASGCGKSTLLNLVAGLDEPTAGSIEVPGGRPALMFQEHALFPWLTAGKNIELALRLNGVPRAERRTEAERLLGLVRLGGSYGKRVHELSGGMRQRVALARALAQGSSVLLMDEPFAALDAITRDVLHEEITRIWQERELTVLFVTHNVREAVRLAQRVVLLSSRPGRVAREWQVDLPQPRRIESAAVADLSVEITEHLRGEIRRHGQH; the protein is encoded by the coding sequence ATGAGCCAGGCACTGACCACCCCGAACGACGCTTCCGCCGTCGCGGCCCGGGCCGAGCAGCCCGCCGTCCGGATCGCCGGCGTGCACAAGTCCTTCGGTCGTCCCGGCAGCGCCACGCCGGTGCTGGACGACATCACCCTCGACGTCGCCCCGGGCGAGTTCCTCTGCCTGCTGGGCGCCTCCGGCTGCGGCAAGTCCACCCTGCTCAACCTGGTCGCCGGCCTGGACGAGCCGACCGCGGGCAGCATCGAGGTGCCCGGCGGTCGCCCGGCCCTGATGTTCCAGGAGCACGCGCTCTTCCCCTGGCTGACCGCCGGCAAGAACATCGAACTCGCGCTGCGCCTCAACGGCGTGCCGCGCGCCGAGCGCCGCACCGAGGCCGAGCGACTGCTCGGCCTGGTCCGCCTCGGCGGCTCCTACGGCAAGCGGGTGCACGAGCTCTCCGGCGGCATGCGCCAGCGCGTCGCGCTGGCCCGCGCGCTCGCCCAGGGCAGCAGCGTGCTGCTGATGGACGAGCCCTTCGCCGCGCTCGACGCGATCACCCGCGACGTGCTGCACGAGGAGATCACCCGGATCTGGCAGGAGCGCGAGCTCACCGTCCTGTTCGTCACCCACAACGTGCGCGAGGCGGTGCGGCTGGCCCAGCGGGTCGTGCTGCTCTCCTCGCGGCCCGGCCGGGTGGCCCGCGAGTGGCAGGTCGACCTGCCGCAGCCGCGCCGCATCGAGTCCGCCGCCGTCGCGGACCTGTCCGTCGAGATCACCGAGCACCTGCGTGGGGAGATCCGCCGCCATGGCCAGCACTGA
- the cysC gene encoding adenylyl-sulfate kinase, which produces MTSATTTAAGTAAEAAAPAAPCERGATVWLTGLPSAGKTTLAFALAERLRAEGHRVEVLDGDEIREFLSKGLGFSREDRHTNVTRIGFVAEKLASNGVKVLAPVIAPFADSRAAVRERHAAEGTAFLEVHVATPVELCSERDVKGLYAKQAAGQLSGLTGVDDPYEAPRSPELRIQTQGRTVAESAAELHAFLTERGLA; this is translated from the coding sequence GTGACCTCAGCCACCACCACGGCTGCCGGAACCGCCGCAGAGGCGGCCGCCCCGGCCGCCCCCTGCGAGCGCGGCGCCACTGTGTGGCTGACCGGGCTGCCCAGTGCCGGCAAGACCACCCTGGCCTTCGCGCTGGCCGAGCGGCTGCGCGCCGAGGGCCACCGGGTCGAGGTGCTCGACGGCGACGAGATCCGCGAGTTCCTCTCCAAGGGGCTCGGCTTCAGCCGCGAGGACCGCCACACCAACGTCACCCGGATCGGCTTCGTCGCCGAGAAGCTGGCCTCCAACGGCGTCAAGGTGCTCGCCCCGGTGATCGCCCCCTTCGCCGACTCGCGCGCCGCGGTGCGCGAGCGGCACGCCGCCGAGGGCACCGCGTTCCTGGAGGTGCACGTGGCCACGCCGGTCGAACTCTGCTCGGAGCGCGACGTCAAGGGCCTGTACGCCAAGCAGGCGGCCGGGCAGCTCTCCGGCCTGACCGGGGTGGACGACCCGTACGAGGCGCCGCGCAGCCCCGAGCTGCGCATCCAGACCCAGGGGCGGACGGTTGCCGAGTCCGCCGCCGAGCTGCACGCCTTCCTGACCGAGAGGGGCCTCGCGTGA
- a CDS encoding nitrite/sulfite reductase translates to MATTPDPVEPQPASAAAPRQGTARKVTRHRGEGQWGMGHFTPLNPNEQFKKDDDGLNVRTRIETIYAHRGFDSIDPADLRGRMRWWGLYTQRKEGIDGGKTAILDPHELDAEYFMLRVRIDGGRLTVAQLRAVAEVSQSYARGTADLTDRQNIQYHWIRIEDVPAIWQKLEAVGLSTTEACGDTPRVILGSPVAGIAEDEIIDGTPAIEEIQRRFIGNPDFSNLPRKFKSAVSGSPLLDVAHEINDIAFVGVVHPEHGPGFDLWVGGGLSTNPKLGVRLGAWVPLHEVADVYGGVIGIFRDYGYRRLRNRARLKFLVADWGVEKFRQVLQDEYLKYELIDGPAPQEPAGTWRDHVGVHRQRDGRFYVGFAPRVGRVDGALLGKVAELAAAHGSDRLRTTAEQKMLVLDIAQDQVESLVAGLEALDLRVTPSPFRRGTMACTGLEYCKLAIVETKERGRTLIDELEARLPDFAEPLTININGCPNSCARIQVADIGLKGQLVTDENGEQVEGFQVHLGGALGLQAGFGRKVRGLKVTKDGLPDYVERLLTRFQAERQEGERFAQWTARASEEQLS, encoded by the coding sequence ATGGCCACCACTCCCGACCCGGTCGAGCCCCAGCCCGCGAGCGCCGCCGCGCCGCGCCAGGGCACGGCCCGCAAGGTGACCCGCCACCGCGGTGAGGGCCAGTGGGGCATGGGGCACTTCACCCCGTTGAACCCCAACGAGCAGTTCAAGAAGGACGACGACGGTCTCAACGTGCGGACACGCATTGAGACGATCTACGCGCACCGCGGCTTCGACTCGATCGACCCGGCCGACCTGCGCGGCCGGATGCGCTGGTGGGGTCTCTACACCCAGCGCAAGGAGGGGATCGACGGCGGCAAGACCGCGATCCTGGACCCGCACGAGCTGGACGCCGAGTACTTCATGCTGCGGGTCCGGATCGACGGCGGCCGCCTGACGGTGGCCCAGCTGCGGGCCGTCGCCGAGGTCTCCCAGAGCTACGCGCGCGGCACCGCCGACCTGACCGACCGGCAGAACATCCAGTACCACTGGATCCGGATCGAGGACGTGCCCGCGATCTGGCAGAAGCTGGAGGCGGTGGGCCTGTCCACCACCGAGGCCTGCGGCGACACCCCGCGCGTCATCCTCGGCTCGCCGGTGGCCGGCATCGCCGAGGACGAGATCATCGACGGCACGCCCGCCATCGAGGAGATCCAGCGCCGCTTCATCGGCAACCCCGACTTCTCCAACCTGCCGCGCAAGTTCAAGTCGGCGGTCTCCGGCTCGCCGCTGCTGGACGTGGCGCACGAGATCAACGACATCGCCTTCGTCGGCGTGGTCCACCCCGAGCACGGGCCCGGCTTCGACCTGTGGGTCGGCGGCGGCCTGTCCACCAACCCCAAGCTGGGGGTGCGGCTGGGCGCCTGGGTGCCGCTGCACGAGGTCGCCGACGTCTACGGCGGCGTGATCGGCATCTTCCGCGACTACGGCTACCGCCGGCTGCGCAACCGCGCCCGGTTGAAGTTCCTGGTCGCCGACTGGGGCGTGGAGAAGTTCCGCCAGGTGCTGCAGGACGAGTACCTCAAGTACGAACTGATCGACGGCCCGGCGCCGCAGGAACCGGCCGGCACCTGGCGCGACCACGTCGGCGTCCACCGGCAGCGGGACGGCAGGTTCTACGTCGGCTTCGCGCCGCGGGTCGGCCGGGTGGACGGCGCGCTGCTCGGCAAGGTGGCCGAACTGGCCGCCGCGCACGGCTCGGACCGGCTGCGCACCACCGCCGAGCAGAAGATGCTGGTGCTGGACATCGCCCAGGACCAGGTCGAGTCGCTGGTGGCCGGCCTGGAGGCGCTGGACCTGCGGGTCACCCCGTCGCCGTTCCGCCGCGGCACCATGGCCTGCACCGGCCTGGAGTACTGCAAGCTCGCGATCGTCGAGACCAAGGAGCGCGGGCGCACCCTGATCGACGAACTCGAAGCGCGGCTGCCCGACTTCGCCGAGCCGCTGACCATCAACATCAACGGCTGCCCCAACTCCTGCGCCCGGATCCAGGTGGCGGACATCGGTCTCAAGGGCCAGCTGGTCACCGACGAGAACGGCGAGCAGGTCGAGGGCTTCCAGGTCCACCTGGGCGGCGCGCTCGGCCTCCAGGCCGGCTTCGGGCGCAAGGTGCGCGGCCTGAAGGTCACCAAGGACGGGCTGCCCGACTACGTGGAGCGCCTGCTCACCCGCTTCCAGGCCGAGCGCCAGGAGGGCGAGCGGTTCGCCCAGTGGACGGCGCGGGCCAGTGAGGAGCAGCTGTCGTGA
- a CDS encoding YihY/virulence factor BrkB family protein: MIKDTTNTCVEYRVTGLAAEAAFFTLLSIPPLLLCLAGTLGYLDDLLGAGTIQKLQQDILSAAGTVLSPSSIEQTVKPLLAGVFNSPRPDLISIGFLISLWSGSRALYIFIDTITVMYGLDGKRGIVKTRSMSLALYLGALVIGSLVLPLLIAGPGLVVSAVPGIAGVVSALYWPVAILLLIVFLTTLYHLSVPARTPWREDIPGALVALGMLVICSLVLRLYLVHSVEGSKTIYGSLAAPIAVLLWIFVLALAVLIGAAMNAAIDRRWPSAETADARAENERVGEQVAAALVREAGARRVAERALRARELGLAEGVEDEEGEEGAGGEDEAPSEYPERWADFRAPGDLRGRLAGLRGRARRTPPPPPDSDRPAPPLPRPPAHHPAEPRDPAERPAEPWASDGRFPGELGPVDSALPSYPPRPPWDPGRG, from the coding sequence CTGATCAAGGACACCACCAACACCTGCGTCGAGTACCGGGTCACCGGGCTGGCCGCCGAGGCCGCCTTCTTCACCCTGCTCTCGATCCCGCCCCTGCTGCTCTGCCTGGCCGGCACCCTCGGCTACCTGGACGACCTGCTCGGCGCCGGCACCATCCAGAAGCTCCAGCAGGACATCCTGTCGGCCGCCGGCACGGTGCTCTCGCCCTCCTCGATCGAGCAGACCGTGAAGCCGCTGCTGGCAGGCGTCTTCAACAGCCCGCGCCCCGACCTGATCTCGATCGGCTTCCTGATCTCGCTCTGGTCCGGCTCCCGGGCGCTCTACATCTTCATCGACACCATCACCGTGATGTACGGCCTGGACGGCAAGCGCGGCATCGTCAAGACCCGGTCCATGTCGCTCGCCCTCTACCTGGGCGCGCTGGTCATCGGCTCGCTGGTGCTGCCGCTGCTGATCGCCGGGCCCGGTCTGGTGGTCTCGGCGGTGCCCGGCATCGCCGGGGTGGTCAGCGCGCTGTACTGGCCGGTGGCGATCCTGCTGCTGATCGTCTTCCTGACCACGCTCTACCACCTCTCCGTCCCGGCCCGCACGCCCTGGCGCGAGGACATCCCCGGCGCCCTGGTCGCGCTCGGCATGCTGGTGATCTGCAGCCTGGTGCTGCGGCTCTACCTGGTCCACTCGGTCGAGGGCAGCAAGACCATCTACGGCTCGCTCGCCGCGCCGATCGCCGTGCTGCTGTGGATCTTCGTGTTGGCGCTCGCGGTGCTGATCGGCGCCGCGATGAACGCCGCGATAGACCGCCGCTGGCCGAGCGCGGAGACCGCGGACGCGCGCGCCGAGAACGAGCGGGTCGGCGAGCAGGTCGCCGCCGCGCTGGTCCGAGAGGCCGGTGCCCGCCGGGTCGCCGAGCGGGCGCTGCGGGCCCGCGAGCTGGGGCTGGCCGAAGGCGTCGAGGACGAGGAGGGCGAGGAGGGCGCCGGCGGCGAGGACGAGGCGCCCTCGGAGTACCCCGAGCGCTGGGCCGACTTCCGGGCCCCCGGCGACCTGCGCGGGCGGCTGGCCGGGCTGCGCGGGCGGGCCAGGCGCACGCCGCCGCCCCCGCCGGACAGCGACCGGCCCGCGCCGCCGCTGCCGCGGCCGCCCGCCCACCACCCCGCCGAGCCGCGGGACCCGGCCGAGCGGCCGGCCGAGCCGTGGGCCTCGGACGGGCGCTTCCCGGGCGAGCTGGGGCCGGTGGACTCCGCGCTGCCGAGCTACCCGCCGCGGCCGCCGTGGGACCCGGGGCGGGGGTAG
- the cysD gene encoding sulfate adenylyltransferase subunit CysD yields the protein MTPTQDPGDADGPYALSHLDALEAESVHIFREVAGEFERPVILFSGGKDSIVMLHLALKAFAPAPIPFSLLHVDTGHNFPEVIAYRDRAVAQHSLRLHVASVQDFIDDGRLRERPDGTRNPLQTVPLLDAIESNKFDAVFGGGRRDEEKARAKERVFSLRDEFGAWDPRRQRPELWSLYNGRHAVGEHVRVFPLSNWTELDVWQYIEREGIELPEIYYAHERDVFARDGMWLTAGDWGGPKEGEQVQRRLIRYRTVGDMSCTGAVDSDAATIADVITEIAASRLTERGATRADDKLSEAAMEDRKREGYF from the coding sequence GTGACGCCGACCCAGGACCCGGGCGACGCCGACGGGCCCTACGCGCTCTCCCACCTCGACGCGCTCGAAGCGGAGTCGGTGCACATCTTCCGCGAGGTGGCGGGCGAGTTCGAGCGGCCGGTGATCCTCTTCTCCGGCGGCAAGGACTCGATCGTCATGCTGCACCTGGCGCTCAAGGCCTTCGCCCCGGCGCCGATCCCGTTCTCGCTGCTGCACGTGGACACCGGCCACAACTTCCCCGAGGTGATCGCCTACCGCGACCGCGCGGTGGCCCAGCACTCGCTGCGGCTGCACGTGGCGAGCGTGCAGGACTTCATCGACGACGGCCGGCTGCGCGAGCGCCCGGACGGCACCCGCAACCCGCTGCAGACCGTCCCGCTGCTGGACGCCATCGAGTCGAACAAGTTCGACGCGGTCTTCGGCGGCGGCCGCCGCGACGAGGAGAAGGCGCGCGCCAAGGAGCGGGTCTTCTCGCTGCGCGACGAGTTCGGCGCCTGGGACCCGCGCCGCCAGCGCCCCGAGCTGTGGTCGCTCTACAACGGCCGGCACGCGGTGGGCGAGCACGTGCGGGTCTTCCCGCTCTCCAACTGGACCGAGCTGGACGTCTGGCAGTACATCGAGCGGGAGGGCATCGAGCTCCCGGAGATCTACTACGCGCACGAGCGCGACGTCTTCGCCCGCGACGGCATGTGGCTGACCGCGGGCGACTGGGGCGGCCCCAAGGAGGGCGAGCAGGTCCAGCGCCGCCTGATCCGCTACCGCACGGTCGGCGACATGTCCTGCACCGGCGCCGTCGACTCCGACGCCGCGACCATCGCGGACGTGATCACCGAGATCGCCGCCAGCCGCCTCACCGAGCGCGGGGCCACCCGGGCCGACGACAAGCTCTCCGAGGCCGCCATGGAAGACCGCAAGCGCGAGGGGTACTTCTAA
- a CDS encoding sirohydrochlorin chelatase: protein MRTSPTLLLIAHGSRDPRHAATVEALVREVRAQRPGLDVATAYLDHCAPRIPQVVRRLAGEPAVAVPLLLNRAFHAKHDIPAALRSAGAGLPVADVLGPDPLLLTALERRLAEAGLATASPATRARTGVVLAAAGSSDPAADAATRALAAAWQRRRGWGAVTVAYASAGGPQVPEALAELRAAGVRRTAVAPYLLAPGLLPDRIADAAEAAGADLLAPVLGAAPEIARLLLRRYAVAAATATGGADGADGADADGAIPGAAARRQVASSAA, encoded by the coding sequence ATGCGCACCTCCCCCACCCTGCTGCTGATCGCCCACGGCAGCCGCGACCCGCGGCACGCCGCCACGGTCGAGGCCCTGGTGCGGGAGGTGCGCGCCCAGCGGCCCGGCCTCGACGTCGCCACCGCCTACCTGGACCACTGCGCGCCGCGCATCCCCCAGGTGGTGCGGCGGCTGGCCGGCGAACCGGCCGTGGCCGTGCCGCTGCTGCTGAACCGCGCCTTCCACGCCAAGCACGACATCCCCGCCGCCCTGCGCTCGGCGGGTGCCGGCCTGCCGGTCGCGGACGTGCTCGGCCCCGACCCGCTGCTGCTCACCGCCCTGGAGCGCCGCCTGGCCGAAGCCGGTCTGGCCACCGCCTCCCCCGCCACCCGCGCCCGCACCGGCGTGGTGCTCGCGGCGGCCGGCTCCTCCGATCCCGCCGCCGACGCCGCCACCCGCGCGCTGGCCGCCGCCTGGCAGCGCCGCCGCGGCTGGGGCGCGGTCACCGTCGCCTACGCCTCGGCGGGCGGGCCGCAGGTGCCGGAGGCGCTCGCGGAACTCCGCGCGGCGGGCGTGCGGCGCACGGCGGTGGCCCCGTACCTGCTCGCGCCCGGCCTGCTCCCGGACCGGATCGCCGACGCCGCCGAGGCCGCCGGGGCCGATCTGCTCGCCCCGGTGCTCGGCGCGGCGCCCGAGATCGCCCGGCTGCTGCTGCGCCGCTACGCGGTGGCGGCGGCAACCGCGACGGGCGGGGCGGACGGGGCGGACGGGGCGGACGCGGACGGGGCGATACCGGGCGCCGCGGCCCGCCGCCAGGTGGCGTCCAGCGCCGCGTGA
- a CDS encoding phosphoadenylyl-sulfate reductase produces the protein MSTATDLQALATAAARDLEEASAQEILRWAADAFGRKLCVTSSMEDAVVAHLASTALPGIDVVFLDTGYHFPETIGTRDAVAATLPVNVITLTPRQTVAEQDAEYGPHLHDRDPDLCCSLRKVEPLNRGLLGYDAWATGLRRDESPSRANTPIVAWDAKRRKVKIAPIARWTQDDVDAYVQANGVLLNPLLWEGYTSVGCSPLSCTRKPVEGEDARAGRWAGSGKTECGIHL, from the coding sequence ATGAGCACAGCCACTGACCTTCAGGCGCTGGCCACGGCCGCGGCTCGGGACCTGGAGGAGGCCTCGGCGCAGGAGATCCTGCGCTGGGCCGCCGACGCCTTCGGCCGCAAGCTCTGCGTCACCTCCTCGATGGAGGACGCGGTCGTCGCCCACCTGGCGTCGACCGCGCTGCCCGGCATCGACGTGGTCTTCCTGGACACCGGCTACCACTTCCCGGAGACCATCGGCACCCGGGACGCGGTCGCCGCCACCCTGCCGGTCAACGTGATCACCCTGACCCCGCGGCAGACGGTCGCCGAGCAGGACGCCGAGTACGGGCCCCACCTGCACGACCGCGACCCGGACCTGTGCTGCTCGCTGCGCAAGGTCGAGCCGCTCAACCGCGGCCTGCTGGGCTACGACGCGTGGGCCACCGGCCTGCGCCGCGACGAGTCGCCGAGCCGGGCGAACACCCCGATCGTGGCCTGGGACGCCAAGCGCCGCAAGGTGAAGATCGCGCCGATCGCCCGCTGGACCCAGGACGACGTGGACGCCTACGTGCAGGCCAACGGGGTGCTGCTCAACCCGCTGCTCTGGGAGGGCTACACCTCGGTCGGCTGCTCGCCGCTCTCCTGCACCCGCAAGCCGGTCGAGGGCGAGGACGCCCGGGCCGGACGCTGGGCGGGCTCGGGCAAGACCGAGTGCGGCATCCACCTCTGA
- a CDS encoding ABC transporter permease: MASTETTPAIEPAVEPAGSAAAEAPPGREPAHDLAGVEAGLDALDAVQLHRASPAQLLRDKVLPPVLGVLLVLGVWQLLFSLHVTPEYKLPSPVDVWHSLTDLWDQGTLFSIIWTSVWRGITGFAAAVVIGTPIGLLVARVKFARAALGPVLSGLQSLPSVAWVPAAVIWLGIDDQAMYAVILLGAIPSIANGLVSGVDQVPPLFLRAGRTLGARGFSGARHILLPAALPGYLAGLKQGWAFSWRSLMAAELIASSPDLGLGLGRYLENQRDASDMSGVLLGIILILTVGVAIDLLIFSPIERRVLRSRGLLQTGR, translated from the coding sequence ATGGCCAGCACTGAGACCACCCCCGCCATCGAGCCCGCCGTCGAGCCCGCTGGCTCGGCCGCGGCCGAAGCACCTCCCGGGCGCGAGCCCGCGCACGACCTGGCCGGTGTCGAGGCCGGCCTGGACGCGCTGGACGCCGTCCAGCTCCACCGCGCCTCCCCCGCCCAGCTGCTGCGCGACAAGGTGCTGCCGCCGGTGCTCGGCGTGCTGCTGGTGCTCGGCGTCTGGCAGCTGCTCTTCAGCCTGCACGTCACCCCCGAGTACAAGCTGCCCAGCCCGGTGGACGTCTGGCACAGCCTGACCGACCTCTGGGACCAGGGCACGCTCTTCTCGATCATCTGGACCAGCGTCTGGCGCGGCATCACCGGCTTCGCCGCCGCCGTGGTGATCGGCACCCCGATCGGCCTGCTGGTCGCCCGGGTCAAGTTCGCCCGCGCGGCACTGGGCCCGGTGCTCTCCGGCCTGCAGTCGCTGCCCTCGGTGGCCTGGGTGCCGGCCGCCGTCATCTGGCTGGGCATCGACGACCAGGCGATGTACGCCGTGATCCTGCTCGGCGCCATCCCCTCCATCGCCAACGGTCTGGTCTCCGGCGTCGACCAGGTGCCACCGCTCTTCCTGCGGGCCGGGCGCACCCTGGGCGCGCGCGGCTTCAGCGGCGCCCGGCACATCCTGCTGCCCGCCGCGCTGCCCGGCTACCTGGCCGGCCTCAAGCAGGGCTGGGCCTTCTCCTGGCGCTCGCTGATGGCCGCCGAGCTGATCGCCTCCTCACCCGACCTGGGCCTGGGCCTGGGCCGCTACCTGGAGAACCAGCGCGACGCCTCCGACATGTCCGGCGTGCTGCTCGGCATCATCCTGATCCTGACCGTCGGTGTCGCCATCGACCTGCTGATCTTCAGCCCGATCGAGCGCCGCGTGCTGCGCAGCCGGGGCCTGCTGCAGACGGGACGATGA
- a CDS encoding aliphatic sulfonate ABC transporter substrate-binding protein, protein MAPTQSITHSRPRPNAGRARRVALTAVAALTAAGLLSACSYGSKSDKSSTAKAPVASNAPKLTADTVKIGYFANLTHGTALVGLQDGLFQKELGATQIKTQVFNAGPAEIEALNSGSIDIGWIGPSPSINGFTQSKGQSLKIISGSASGGVELVVNPSKITSLDDLKGKKIATPQLGNTQDVALLNYLAGKGFKEDPQSGAGDVSVVRTDNKVTPDAYSSGSIDGAWVPEPTASQLVSKGAKVLLNEKDIWPNQQFVSTNVIVSQSFLKAHPDVVEAVLRGSVAANAFIKANPTQAEQDANAAIKAAGGSALAPGILDTAWKNIDFINDPLASTLQSEADHAVTAGLLKKPTLTGIYDLDPLNKVLKAAGQPAVSDAGLGSGS, encoded by the coding sequence ATGGCTCCCACCCAGTCGATAACCCATAGCCGTCCCCGCCCGAACGCCGGCCGCGCCAGACGCGTCGCGCTGACCGCCGTGGCCGCACTGACCGCGGCCGGCCTGCTCAGCGCCTGCTCCTACGGTTCGAAGTCCGACAAGAGCAGCACCGCCAAGGCGCCGGTGGCCTCCAACGCCCCGAAGCTCACCGCCGACACCGTCAAGATCGGCTACTTCGCCAACCTGACCCACGGCACCGCGCTGGTCGGCCTGCAGGACGGGCTGTTCCAGAAGGAGCTGGGCGCCACCCAGATCAAGACCCAGGTCTTCAACGCCGGCCCGGCCGAGATCGAGGCGCTGAACTCGGGCTCGATCGACATCGGCTGGATCGGCCCCTCCCCCTCGATCAACGGCTTCACCCAGTCGAAGGGCCAGTCGCTGAAGATCATCAGCGGTTCGGCCTCCGGTGGCGTCGAGCTGGTGGTCAACCCCAGCAAGATCACCTCGTTGGACGACCTCAAGGGCAAGAAGATCGCCACCCCGCAGCTGGGCAACACCCAGGACGTGGCGCTGCTCAACTACCTGGCGGGCAAGGGCTTCAAGGAGGACCCGCAGTCGGGCGCCGGCGACGTCAGCGTGGTGCGCACCGACAACAAGGTCACCCCGGACGCCTACTCCTCCGGCTCGATCGACGGCGCCTGGGTGCCGGAGCCGACGGCCTCGCAGCTGGTCTCCAAGGGCGCCAAGGTGCTGCTCAACGAGAAGGACATCTGGCCGAACCAGCAGTTCGTCAGCACCAACGTGATCGTCTCGCAGAGCTTCCTCAAGGCCCACCCGGACGTGGTGGAGGCGGTGCTGCGCGGCTCGGTGGCCGCCAACGCGTTCATCAAGGCCAACCCGACCCAGGCCGAGCAGGACGCCAACGCCGCGATCAAGGCGGCCGGCGGCAGCGCGCTGGCGCCGGGCATCCTCGACACGGCGTGGAAGAACATCGACTTCATCAACGACCCGCTGGCCAGCACCCTGCAGTCCGAGGCCGACCACGCGGTCACCGCCGGCCTGCTGAAGAAGCCGACCCTCACCGGGATCTACGACCTCGACCCGCTCAACAAGGTGCTCAAGGCCGCGGGCCAGCCCGCGGTCAGCGACGCCGGCCTCGGCAGCGGCTCCTGA